The following coding sequences are from one Bacteroidota bacterium window:
- the pth gene encoding aminoacyl-tRNA hydrolase, translating to MASKKRLIVGLGNPGVEYEQTRHNVGFWVIDALSERAKIAMKPDRGPAEAGCGRFRGRPVCLLKPLSYMNLSGAPVRQHMTRVGATPQDVLVIVDDINLAPGTIRLRQKGSAGGHNGVQHIIDILNTDNFPRLRIGIGNNFGRGKQADYVLSPFDDDELAPIEDAVQRARDAATTFVCEGIVTAMNRFNKK from the coding sequence ATGGCCAGTAAGAAGCGCCTGATTGTCGGTCTTGGCAATCCGGGTGTGGAATACGAACAGACACGGCACAACGTCGGGTTTTGGGTTATTGATGCGCTAAGTGAACGCGCAAAGATCGCAATGAAACCCGACCGCGGGCCGGCAGAAGCTGGTTGCGGCAGGTTTAGAGGCCGGCCAGTTTGTCTTTTGAAGCCGCTCTCCTACATGAATTTAAGCGGTGCGCCCGTACGTCAACACATGACGCGTGTCGGGGCCACACCGCAGGATGTGCTGGTTATTGTGGATGATATCAACCTTGCGCCCGGAACCATACGTCTCCGTCAAAAAGGTAGCGCGGGAGGACACAATGGTGTACAACACATTATTGACATATTAAATACAGATAATTTTCCGCGCCTCCGGATTGGGATTGGCAATAACTTCGGCAGAGGTAAACAAGCTGATTATGTGCTCTCTCCCTTTGATGATGATGAGTTAGCTCCCATTGAGGATGCTGTGCAACGTGCCCGCGATGCGGCCACCACGTTTGTTTGCGAGGGCATTGTGACAGCGATGAATAGATTTAACAAGAAATAA
- a CDS encoding sodium-translocating pyrophosphatase, which produces MDASLITNLVPIAGVLALVYAFLRAQWVGKQDAGTEEMKEIAASIAEGARAFLRREYRILGIFVIVVAILLALANNGNENSSWLVAVSFVIGAFCSATAGFIGMNVATKANVRTTNAARKGLGPALSVAFSGGLVMGLSVVGLGLLGLGVLFIVYSGMDWSVIRVINVISGFSLGASSIALFARVGGGIYTKAADVGADLAGKVYEGIPEDDPRNPATIADNVGDNVGDVAGMGADLFESYVGSIIGTMVLGAAFIPTFQAMDGVESLAAVLLPMAIAAVGIVVAILGSFFVRVKEGGSPQRALNIGEFGASALMAILSFVIIRGMLPETWAYDGANYYSMSVYWAVLIGLGAGVLIGLITEYYTSTHNRPVTGVVNQSVTGAATNIIAGLGLGMYSTGLPAVVLAGAIIGSFHFAGLYGIAIAAVGMLAVTGIQLAVDAYGPISDNAGGIAEMAHLPPEVRERTDELDAVGNTTAAIGKGFAIGSAALTALALFAAYMQQAGVDNIDVANPIILSGLLLGAMLPYVFSAMAMGAVGRAAGDMIKEVGRQFNEIAGLREGKARADYARCVDISTRAALREMILPGVLAVTVPVVIGFIDKNMLGGLLVGVTVSGVLLAIFQSNAGGAWDNAKKRIEGGVTVDGVEYGKGSEAHKASVTGDTVGDPLKDTSGPSLNILIKLIAVVSLVIAPLLAS; this is translated from the coding sequence ATGGATGCTTCATTAATCACAAACCTGGTACCCATTGCAGGCGTGCTGGCATTGGTATATGCCTTCTTGCGCGCCCAATGGGTTGGTAAACAGGATGCCGGCACCGAGGAGATGAAGGAAATCGCAGCGTCGATTGCAGAAGGAGCCCGTGCATTTTTACGTCGCGAATACCGCATTCTCGGTATTTTCGTGATCGTTGTAGCCATTTTGCTCGCACTTGCAAACAATGGCAATGAAAACTCTTCCTGGCTCGTTGCGGTCTCTTTCGTAATCGGGGCCTTCTGTTCTGCTACTGCCGGCTTTATCGGCATGAACGTCGCAACAAAAGCCAACGTACGAACCACCAACGCCGCGCGTAAAGGCCTCGGACCCGCGTTGAGTGTTGCTTTTTCTGGCGGCCTTGTAATGGGGCTCAGTGTTGTAGGGTTGGGCTTGCTTGGCCTGGGCGTACTTTTCATCGTCTACAGTGGCATGGACTGGAGCGTTATCCGCGTGATCAACGTAATTTCAGGCTTCTCTCTTGGCGCATCTTCTATCGCGCTGTTCGCCCGTGTTGGTGGCGGTATTTATACCAAAGCTGCTGACGTAGGTGCTGACCTTGCAGGTAAAGTATATGAAGGTATTCCAGAAGACGATCCGCGTAACCCTGCAACAATTGCTGATAACGTAGGCGATAATGTTGGCGACGTTGCCGGCATGGGCGCTGACCTTTTCGAAAGCTACGTTGGCTCTATCATCGGTACGATGGTACTCGGTGCAGCCTTCATTCCTACCTTCCAGGCCATGGACGGCGTTGAATCGCTCGCCGCGGTACTTTTGCCCATGGCAATTGCTGCAGTTGGGATTGTAGTCGCTATTCTGGGCTCTTTCTTCGTTCGGGTAAAAGAAGGTGGAAGTCCGCAGCGCGCCCTCAATATTGGCGAGTTTGGAGCTTCAGCCCTGATGGCTATCCTGTCGTTTGTGATTATTCGCGGGATGCTGCCTGAGACCTGGGCATACGATGGTGCCAACTACTACTCGATGAGTGTGTACTGGGCTGTACTGATCGGCCTGGGGGCCGGCGTACTGATTGGCCTTATTACGGAGTACTATACCTCAACACATAACCGCCCGGTTACAGGCGTTGTGAATCAGAGTGTTACGGGTGCTGCTACGAACATCATCGCCGGCCTTGGTTTGGGCATGTACTCAACCGGACTGCCAGCTGTTGTACTTGCAGGTGCCATTATTGGCTCGTTTCATTTTGCCGGTCTCTACGGCATCGCCATTGCCGCTGTTGGTATGCTTGCTGTCACAGGGATTCAGCTTGCGGTAGACGCTTATGGTCCGATTTCAGATAACGCCGGTGGTATTGCCGAGATGGCCCACCTGCCACCAGAAGTGCGCGAGCGGACAGACGAACTTGACGCTGTTGGTAATACCACAGCAGCGATCGGTAAAGGCTTCGCCATTGGTAGTGCTGCGCTAACGGCCCTGGCACTGTTTGCTGCTTACATGCAGCAGGCAGGCGTTGACAACATCGACGTTGCCAACCCGATTATTCTTTCAGGCTTGCTGCTTGGTGCGATGTTGCCCTATGTATTTAGCGCAATGGCCATGGGTGCTGTTGGCCGTGCCGCTGGTGACATGATTAAAGAAGTTGGCCGGCAGTTCAACGAAATTGCAGGCCTTCGCGAAGGCAAAGCCCGGGCCGATTATGCCCGTTGTGTTGATATTTCAACCAGAGCTGCACTGCGTGAAATGATTCTGCCTGGCGTACTGGCCGTTACCGTACCAGTTGTCATCGGCTTCATCGACAAAAATATGCTTGGCGGACTCCTCGTGGGTGTGACCGTTTCTGGTGTTTTGCTCGCCATCTTCCAGTCTAACGCTGGTGGAGCCTGGGACAACGCCAAAAAACGTATCGAAGGCGGGGTGACAGTAGATGGTGTTGAATACGGAAAAGGAAGTGAGGCCCACAAAGCCTCCGTTACCGGTGACACCGTTGGTGATCCACTTAAAGATACAAGTGGACCAAGCCTGAATATCCTGATCAAACTGATCGCGGTGGTTTCCCTGGTTATTGCACCATTGCTTGCCAGTTGA
- a CDS encoding 50S ribosomal protein L25: MEFTTLDATTRGTGKRASRQARLQGQVPCVLYGHHVEPLTFQLDARYLYKLIRSHATPLVKIELEGKSWDCILKDIDFHPVHDNAIHADFQVLQAGEKITLAVPFRFDGTPAGQIEGGNTQFVLSEVEIKCLPKDIPSHLSVDISELNIGDSIHLGDLDFDNIEFQSSDSQTVVMIHAPRIVATAEELEEGEEGEEGAEGEEVAEGAE; encoded by the coding sequence ATGGAATTTACAACTTTAGACGCAACTACCCGCGGAACGGGCAAACGCGCTTCTCGACAAGCACGCCTCCAGGGCCAGGTCCCTTGTGTATTGTACGGGCACCACGTTGAGCCGCTGACTTTCCAACTCGACGCGCGGTACCTTTACAAACTGATTCGGTCCCATGCAACCCCGCTCGTGAAAATTGAGCTGGAAGGCAAAAGCTGGGATTGTATCCTCAAAGATATCGATTTCCACCCGGTCCACGATAACGCCATTCACGCTGACTTCCAGGTGTTGCAGGCTGGTGAGAAAATCACCCTTGCTGTGCCTTTCCGCTTCGACGGTACACCAGCTGGCCAGATCGAAGGTGGTAATACACAGTTTGTGCTTAGTGAAGTGGAAATCAAATGTCTGCCTAAAGACATTCCATCGCACCTTTCTGTTGATATCTCCGAACTCAATATCGGCGACTCTATTCACCTTGGCGACCTCGATTTTGATAATATCGAATTCCAGTCAAGCGATAGCCAGACCGTTGTGATGATCCACGCTCCGCGTATCGTTGCGACAGCTGAAGAGCTTGAAGAAGGAGAAGAAGGAGAAGAAGGAGCGGAAGGAGAAGAGGTTGCTGAAGGGGCTGAATAA
- a CDS encoding ribose-phosphate pyrophosphokinase: MLSSSTGSPITLFAGRSNPALARKIADAYQQGLGQVIIQDFSDGEIYIRYDESIRGSDLFIIQSTNPPGDHWLELMMLIDAARRASAARITAVMPYFGYARQDRKDQPRVAIGAKVMANMLTVAGVDRILTMDLHAPQIQGFFDIPVDHLYGSAVFIDYFRALNLTNLVVVAPDVGAIKMARAYAKRLGADLAVIDKRRPRQNEAQVMNIIGEVEGKNVLIMDDICDTAGTLTSAAGALRDAGALEIMAACTHPLLSGPAYERIEASALSRLVVTDSIPLQRPSDRIEVVSVAGIFADAIRRIYTDESVSTLFVP; this comes from the coding sequence ATGTTATCATCTTCAACCGGGAGCCCCATTACGCTTTTTGCGGGCCGTTCCAACCCCGCACTGGCAAGAAAAATAGCGGATGCCTACCAGCAGGGCCTGGGGCAAGTAATTATTCAGGACTTTTCTGACGGTGAAATTTACATCCGTTATGATGAGTCCATTCGTGGTTCTGACCTGTTCATTATCCAGAGCACAAACCCGCCAGGGGATCACTGGCTGGAATTAATGATGCTTATCGATGCAGCGCGTCGGGCATCTGCTGCCCGGATTACCGCGGTAATGCCTTACTTCGGATATGCGCGTCAGGACAGGAAAGACCAGCCGCGTGTGGCCATTGGTGCTAAGGTGATGGCGAATATGCTTACTGTTGCCGGCGTTGATCGAATTCTTACGATGGACCTGCATGCACCACAAATTCAGGGTTTTTTCGATATCCCTGTGGATCATTTATACGGATCTGCGGTTTTCATCGACTATTTTCGGGCCCTCAACCTGACCAATCTGGTCGTTGTGGCTCCTGATGTCGGGGCAATTAAGATGGCGAGAGCCTATGCCAAACGCCTCGGCGCAGACCTGGCTGTGATAGACAAACGCCGGCCCCGGCAGAACGAGGCGCAGGTTATGAATATCATTGGTGAGGTGGAAGGTAAGAACGTGCTGATCATGGATGACATCTGTGATACGGCAGGCACATTGACAAGTGCCGCTGGTGCTTTGCGTGACGCCGGTGCGCTTGAAATTATGGCAGCTTGTACACACCCGCTGCTTTCAGGCCCCGCGTATGAACGCATAGAAGCATCTGCACTCAGCAGGCTCGTCGTCACGGACTCGATTCCGTTGCAACGGCCCTCTGACCGGATTGAGGTGGTCAGTGTTGCTGGTATCTTTGCTGATGCCATCCGGCGTATTTATACCGATGAATCGGTCTCTACGCTTTTTGTACCCTAA